A genomic stretch from Solanum stenotomum isolate F172 chromosome 8, ASM1918654v1, whole genome shotgun sequence includes:
- the LOC125874649 gene encoding uncharacterized protein LOC125874649 isoform X1 yields the protein MSIPPESPSEHNEEAPEQEFQSSTHHPPAPSGELFDITTTVDPAYIISLIRKLLPEKNVKHGERSKITTSSPPENEEGQSWSIDESENVKNVETFVKQSVDDKFYCQNEHEDVAVGEEAWEEFGCILWDLAASKTHAEFMVENFALEVLLATLMVSKSVRITEINLGIIGNLACHDVSRKKITTTDGLIGAVLQQLFLDDTACLCEACRLITLFLPSNESGFLAEALQPEHILCRILWIVENTLNIQLLEKSINLLLAIAESKQDVVAILLPPLIKLGLPRSLVDLLSVEISKLTPEERSPERYSILDSILQTVEALSVIDDYSQEICSNRELFQLLVQLIKHPDKAEFANSCVTASVLTANILTDATDLALEISQDTLFLQGLLGVFPFASDDIEARSAIWSILARLLVRIQKTDPSNLHQHVSVLTSKSEVVEDELLIYNVDDSSEDHRSSTKLTARTFALNGIVEILSRWKTLDDHMKGALSMEGCYVNEGDVDKMLHYCCKYTNK from the exons AATCTCCTTCTGAACATAACGAAGAAGCACCGGAACAAGAATTTCAGAGCAGTACTCATCACCCTCCTGCTCCTTCCGGTGAG CTATTTGATATAACAACCACAGTTGATCCTGCTTATATAATATCTTTGATCCGGAAGCTCCTACCAGAAAAAAATGTGAAGCATGGAGAGAGAAGCAAGATAACCACATCTTCTCCACCTGAGAATGAAGAAGGCCAGAGTTGGTCTATTGATGAGTCTGAAAATGTGAAGAATGTTGAAACTTTTGTCAAACAATCAGTAGATGACAAGTTCTATTGTCAAAATGAGCATGAGGATGTGGCAGTAGGAGAAGAGGCTTGGGAAGAGTTTGGCTGTATTTTATGGGATCTAGCAGCTAGTAAAACTCACGCTGAATTCATG GTTGAAAACTTTGCTCTTGAAGTGCTTTTGGCGACTCTGATGGTCTCAAAATCTGTTCGGATTACT GAAATTAACCTTGGTATTATTGGGAACCTAGCTTGCCATGATGTGTCACGGAAAAAAATCACTACTACAGATGGTCTGATTGGAGCAGTACTGCAACAATTGTTTCTAGATGACACAGCATGTCTCTGTGAAGCATGCCg GCTGATAACTTTATTTCTTCCAAGCAACGAAAGTGGTTTTTTGGCAGAAGCACTGCAACCTGAACATATTTTATGTCGTATTTTATGGATTGTAGAGAACACTTTGAACATTCAGCTTCTTGAGAAG AGCATTAATCTTCTCTTAGCAATAGCAGAAAGTAAGCAGGATGTGGTTGCAATACTACTACCACCACTGATAAAATTAGGTCTCCCACGGAGTCTGGTTGATCTCCTATCTGTTGAGATAAGCAAGTTAACCCCTGAAGAAAGATCACCTGAAAG GTATTCCATTCTAGATTCGATTCTTCAGACTGTTGAAGCGCTTTCAGTCATTGATGATTATTCACAAGAAATCTGCTCAAACAGGGAACTCTTCCAACTACTTGTTCAATTGATCAAGCATCCAGATAAAGCTGAG TTTGCCAACTCTTGTGTTACTGCTTCAGTTTTGACAGCAAATATTCTGACTGATGCAACTGATCTGGCTTTAGAGATATCACAGG ACACACTTTTCTTACAGGGTCTACTTGGTGTGTTTCCTTTTGCTTCTGATGATATTGAAGCACGGAGTGCAATTTGGAGCATTCTTGCAAGGTTGCTGGTGCGAATTCAAAAAACTGATCCGTCAAATCTGCACCAGCATGTCTCAGTTCTCACAAGCAAGTCAGAGGTGGTTGAGGATGAACTTCTTATCTACAATGTTGATGATTCCAGCGAGGACCATAGAAGTTCCACCAAATTAACAGCAAGAACATTTGCT CTAAACggaattgttgaaattttaagTCGATGGAAAACCCTCGACGACCACATGAAGGGAGCCCTTTCTATGGAGGGATGCTATGTGAATGAAGGAGATGTTGATAAAATGTTGCACTACTGTTGCAAATACACCAA TAAATGA
- the LOC125874649 gene encoding uncharacterized protein LOC125874649 isoform X2 gives MSIPPESPSEHNEEAPEQEFQSSTHHPPAPSGELFDITTTVDPAYIISLIRKLLPEKNVKHGERSKITTSSPPENEEGQSWSIDESENVKNVETFVKQSVDDKFYCQNEHEDVAVGEEAWEEFGCILWDLAASKTHAEFMVENFALEVLLATLMVSKSVRITEINLGIIGNLACHDVSRKKITTTDGLIGAVLQQLFLDDTACLCEACRLITLFLPSNESGFLAEALQPEHILCRILWIVENTLNIQLLEKSINLLLAIAESKQDVVAILLPPLIKLGLPRSLVDLLSVEISKLTPEERSPERYSILDSILQTVEALSVIDDYSQEICSNRELFQLLVQLIKHPDKAEGLLGVFPFASDDIEARSAIWSILARLLVRIQKTDPSNLHQHVSVLTSKSEVVEDELLIYNVDDSSEDHRSSTKLTARTFALNGIVEILSRWKTLDDHMKGALSMEGCYVNEGDVDKMLHYCCKYTNK, from the exons AATCTCCTTCTGAACATAACGAAGAAGCACCGGAACAAGAATTTCAGAGCAGTACTCATCACCCTCCTGCTCCTTCCGGTGAG CTATTTGATATAACAACCACAGTTGATCCTGCTTATATAATATCTTTGATCCGGAAGCTCCTACCAGAAAAAAATGTGAAGCATGGAGAGAGAAGCAAGATAACCACATCTTCTCCACCTGAGAATGAAGAAGGCCAGAGTTGGTCTATTGATGAGTCTGAAAATGTGAAGAATGTTGAAACTTTTGTCAAACAATCAGTAGATGACAAGTTCTATTGTCAAAATGAGCATGAGGATGTGGCAGTAGGAGAAGAGGCTTGGGAAGAGTTTGGCTGTATTTTATGGGATCTAGCAGCTAGTAAAACTCACGCTGAATTCATG GTTGAAAACTTTGCTCTTGAAGTGCTTTTGGCGACTCTGATGGTCTCAAAATCTGTTCGGATTACT GAAATTAACCTTGGTATTATTGGGAACCTAGCTTGCCATGATGTGTCACGGAAAAAAATCACTACTACAGATGGTCTGATTGGAGCAGTACTGCAACAATTGTTTCTAGATGACACAGCATGTCTCTGTGAAGCATGCCg GCTGATAACTTTATTTCTTCCAAGCAACGAAAGTGGTTTTTTGGCAGAAGCACTGCAACCTGAACATATTTTATGTCGTATTTTATGGATTGTAGAGAACACTTTGAACATTCAGCTTCTTGAGAAG AGCATTAATCTTCTCTTAGCAATAGCAGAAAGTAAGCAGGATGTGGTTGCAATACTACTACCACCACTGATAAAATTAGGTCTCCCACGGAGTCTGGTTGATCTCCTATCTGTTGAGATAAGCAAGTTAACCCCTGAAGAAAGATCACCTGAAAG GTATTCCATTCTAGATTCGATTCTTCAGACTGTTGAAGCGCTTTCAGTCATTGATGATTATTCACAAGAAATCTGCTCAAACAGGGAACTCTTCCAACTACTTGTTCAATTGATCAAGCATCCAGATAAAGCTGAG GGTCTACTTGGTGTGTTTCCTTTTGCTTCTGATGATATTGAAGCACGGAGTGCAATTTGGAGCATTCTTGCAAGGTTGCTGGTGCGAATTCAAAAAACTGATCCGTCAAATCTGCACCAGCATGTCTCAGTTCTCACAAGCAAGTCAGAGGTGGTTGAGGATGAACTTCTTATCTACAATGTTGATGATTCCAGCGAGGACCATAGAAGTTCCACCAAATTAACAGCAAGAACATTTGCT CTAAACggaattgttgaaattttaagTCGATGGAAAACCCTCGACGACCACATGAAGGGAGCCCTTTCTATGGAGGGATGCTATGTGAATGAAGGAGATGTTGATAAAATGTTGCACTACTGTTGCAAATACACCAA TAAATGA
- the LOC125875158 gene encoding putative phospholipid:diacylglycerol acyltransferase 2, with the protein MGFFHFLKTQLTTVFQVNLSVISNYIDGKVRIFSSILQFCKLCFLEPVKCSSVGIHESFDKKQEKTLYVYEKPKHKKASRDANEWRCIDHCFWIIGFLCISWWLLLFLCNFLPAILPGIKLAELPGSRLKNEGLNAHHPVVLVPGIVTGGLELWEGKPCSEGLFRKRLWGGSFAETFKRPLCWLEHLSLDNETGLDPPGIRVRAVTGLVAADYFAPGYFVWANLIENLAEIGYEQKNMYMASYDWRLSFQNTEIRDQSLSRLKRKIELLYVRNGNKKVVVVPHSMGVNYFLHFLKWVEAPSPVGGAGGLGWCAKHIKAIMNIGPAFLGVPKAVANILSAEGKDVAFIRAMAPGLFDLETFGFQTFQHVMRVFRTWDSVISLLPKGGETVWGDLNRSPEEENVCHSAKTQYLHSSSKESNGNDTDTQRSIQEKELAKYGRLVSFGKVASEIPSSQLSLIDPKEILYENAPISSTSCEELMTEYDGMSQESIKRVTENKAYTARTLIDLLRFVAPKTMQRAESHFSHGLADNLEDPKHSHYKYWSNPLETMLPDAPDMEIFCSYGVGIPTERSYVYKISPSDRCKSIPLQIDISADGSDNDCLSGGVYFVDGDESVPVVSAGFMCAKGWRGKTRFNPSGIATYIREYQHKPSASLLEGRGTESGAHVDILGNFALIEDVL; encoded by the exons ATGGGGTTCTTCCATTTCCTGAAAACACAGCTTACTACAGTTTTTCAGGTCAATCTGAGtgttatttctaattatattgATGGTAAAGTTAGAATCTTTAGttcaattcttcaattttgtaaGCTCTGTTTTCTTGAACCAGTAAAGTGTTCTTCAGTGGGCATTCATGAATCATTTGACAAGAAACAAGAAAAGACTCTGTATGTTTATGAAAAGCCAAAACACAAGAAAGCTAGCAGGGACGCTAATGAATGGAGGTGTATAGATCACTGTTTTTGGATAATTGGATTCTTGTGTATAAGTTGGTGGCTACTTTTATTTCTATGCAATTTTTTGCCTGCTATTTTGCCAGGTATTAAATTGGCTGAATTACCTGGGAGTAGGCTAAAAAATGAAGGGTTGAATGCTCATCACCCTGTTGTTTTGGTGCCTGGAATTGTAACTGGTGGTCTTGAACTTTGGGAAGGCAAGCCTTGTTCTGAAGGATTATTTCGTAAGAGACTTTGGGGTGGTAGCTTTGCTGAAACATTCAAGAG GCCATTATGTTGGTTGGAACACCTATCTTTGGATAATGAAACTGGGCTTGATCCACCGGGAATTCGAGTACGTGCAGTTACAGGACTAGTAGCAGCTGATTATTTTGCTCCTGGTTATTTTGTTTGGGCTAATCTTATTGAAAATTTAGCAGAGATTGGCTATGAACAGAAGAATATGTACATGGCTTCTTATGACTGGAGGCTATCCTTCCAAAATACAGAg ATCAGGGACCAATCTCTGAGCAGGCTAAAGAGAAAAATTGAGCTTTTGTATGTTAGAAATGGTAACAAGAAAGTGGTGGTAGTGCCTCACTCGATGGGCGTCAACTATTTTCTCCACTTCCTTAAATGGGTTGAAGCACCTTCCCCTGTTGGAGGGGCTGGTGGCCTAGGTTGGTGTGCCAAGCACATCAAAGCAATCATGAATATTGGTCCAGCATTTCTTGGAGTACCAAAGGCTGTTGCTAATATATTGTCTGCTGAGGGAAAAGATGTTGCGTTTATCAG AGCCATGGCTCCTGGTCTGTTCGATTTGGAGACCTTTGGTTTTCAAACCTTTCAACATGTTATGAGGGTATTTCGAACATGGGACTCTGTCATTTCATTGCTACCAAAAGGAGGAGAGACAGTCTGGGGCGATCTGAATAGGTCCCCAGAAGAAGAAAATGTATGTCATTCAGCAAAGACACAATACCTGCATTCCTCTTCAAAGGAGAGCAATGGAAATGATACTGACACTCAGAGGAGTATCCAGGAAAAAGAACTGGCAAAATATGGAAGATTAGTATCATTTGGGAAGGTAGCATCTGAGATACCTTCGTCACAACTCTCTTTAATAGATCCAAAG GAAATCTTGTATGAAAACGCGCCCATTTCCAGCACATCATGTGAGGAGTTGATGACAGAATATGATGGGATGAGTCAGGAGAGCATCAAGAGAGTGACTGAAAACAAAGCCTACACGGCAAGAACTCTAATAGATCTTCTCAGGTTTGTAGCACCAAAGACGATGCAGCGTGCTGAGTCACACTTCTCCCATGGATTAGCAGATAACTTAGAAGACCCAAAACATAGTCATTATAAGTACTGGTCAAATCCACTTGAAACAAT GTTGCCAGATGCTCCGGATATGGAGATCTTCTGTTCATATGGAGTGGGAATTCCCACCGAAAGATCATATGTCTACAAGATATCACCTTCTGATAGATGCAAGAGCATTCCTCTTCAAATTGACATCTCTGCAGATGGAAGCGACAATGATTGCTTGAGTGGTGGAGTATACTTTGTTGATGGCGATGAGAGTGTACCAGTCGTGAGTGCTGGCTTCATGTGTGCAAAAGGATGGCGAGGCAAGACACGCTTTAACCCCTCGGGCATTGCTACTTACATAAGAGAATACCAGCACAAGCCATCAGCTAGTCTGCTAGAAGGGAGAGGCACAGAGAGTGGTGCCCATGTTGACATTCTGGGGAACTTTGCCTTGATAGAAGATGTTCTATGA
- the LOC125872804 gene encoding UDP-D-apiose/UDP-D-xylose synthase 2-like — MAGRVDLDGNTIKPITICMIGAGGFIGSHLCEKLMSETPHKVLAVDVSNDKIKHLLEPATLAWADRIEFHRINIKNDSRLEGLIKMADLTINLAAICTPADYNTRPLDTIYSNFIDALPVVKYCSENGKRLIHFSTCEIYGKTIGAFLPKDSPLRQDPAYYVLKEDTSPCIFGPIEKQRWSYACAKQLIERLIYAEGAENGLEFTIVRPFNWIGPRMDFIPGIDGPSEGVPRVLACFSNNLLRREPLKLVDGGESQRTFIYIKDAIEAVLLMIENPARANGHIFNVGNPNNEVTVRQLAEMMTKVYSKVSGESSLETPTIDVSSKEFYGEGYDDSDKRIPDMTIINKQLAWNPKTSLWDLLESTLTYQHRTYAEAIKQAMSKSTAN, encoded by the exons ATGGCAGGAAGGGTAGATCTGGACGGAAATACGATTAAGCCGATTACAATATGTATGATTGGTGCCGGAGGTTTTATTGGCTCGCATCTATGTGAGAAATTGATGTCGGAGACGCCGCACAAGGTGCTCGCCGTCGATGTTAGCAATGACAAGATCAAGCATCTCCTCGAACCGGCTACTCTCGCCTGGGCTGATCGTATTGAGTTCCACCGTATCAACATTAAGAACGATTCTCGTCTTGAAGGCCTTATCAAGATGGCAGATCTG aCCATCAATCTTGCTGCGATCTGCACTCCAGCTGATTACAACACTCGTCCACTTGATACTATTTACAGCAACTTCATTGATGCTCTTCCAGTG GTGAAGTACTGCTCAGAAAATGGAAAGCGTCTTATTCACTTTTCCACCTGTGAAATTTATGGGAAAACAATAGGAGCCTTTTTACCCAAAGACAGCCCACTGCGGCAG GATCCTGCATACTATGTGCTTAAGGAAGACACCTCCCCTTGCATTTTTGGACCTATTGAGAAGCAGAGGTGGTCATATGCCTGTGCAAAGCAATTGATTGAGAGGTTGATATATG CTGAGGGTGCTGAGAATGGTTTAGAATTCACAATTGTAAGGCCGTTCAATTGGATTGGTCCCAGGATGGATTTCATTCCGGGCATTGATGGTCCTAGTGAAGGTGTTCCAAGAGTGTTAGCTTGCTTTAGTAAT AACCTCTTAAGACGTGAACCACTGAAATTAGTTGATGGTGGGGAATCACAGAgaacttttatatatatcaaGGATGCTATTGAAGCTGTTCTCTTGATGATT GAAAATCCTGCGAGGGCCAATGGTCATATTTTTAATGTGGGCAATCCTAACAATGAAGTTACTGTGCGACAGCTAGCTGAAATGATGACTAAG GTCTATTCGAAGGTGAGTGGAGAATCTTCTCTTGAAACGCCTACCATTGATGTAAGTTCCAAAGAATTTTATGGAGAAGGGTATGATGACAGTGACAAGAGAATTCCGGATATGACTATAATCAACAAACAGCTTG CTTGGAACCCGAAAACATCCCTATGGGACTTGCTTGAATCAACACTCACCTACCAACACAGGACATATGCTGAGGCTATCAAGCAGGCCATGTCAAAGTCAACTGCAAATTGA